The Tamandua tetradactyla isolate mTamTet1 chromosome 6, mTamTet1.pri, whole genome shotgun sequence genome contains the following window.
TGGTGTCAGGCCTCGGGTGTACCCCAGGATGTGCCGTACATTGGTGGCTGGTGACAGGTGCTCTTGGCAAGAGGTGCCTGGCCCAGCGCACGACAGGATGGGGCTGCCTGAGCCCAAGCACTGCCCTCACAAGCGGGGAGGGCCCAAAGCTGATGGGCCCCGACCCCGGGGGCAGGCGGTGACCTGCCCAGGCCTCCAGGCTCTGGAAACTAGCCAGACCTTCTAGCCCCGAGTCTGtcctccacccctcacccccacggCCCCCAGGTTGGAAGGTGTAGCTCCGCAACCCCATTCTTTGCACTTGATTTGCCCCCAGGTGTGTCCTCCAGTTTGGGGCATTTTCCTAAACTCTCCCTGCAATCCTGACGCTTCCTTCTGGTCTCTGGGGCCCAGCCCCCTCCACCTGAGGGGTGCTAAGCAGAGaggggcacccagcagccagggcctTGGCCACAAAGGGGTGGGGGCCGAGTTTGTATCTGGGGCCAGGGCCTGGACTCCGCCAGCAGCACCTGCGTCAGCAGAGGGTCTCCCCCGAGTCCCAGGTGACGTGCACAGCCGGCATGTGGCCCAAGGTCAAGACAGAACCCAGTCCCGTTACAGGACTGCTCTCTTTGAAGACCCCATTGCTGCaaagcccacccccaccccatatgCGGGCCTCCTTGCACGGGCTCTCCCAGCACACCCAGGGGACAGAcgacctgccccacccccagggagAGGTCCATGCAGGATCTGGGTGGGGCAGAAGCTGCATCCAGGTCATGGACCAGCCACGGCCTGGCCACTGTGCCCAGCAGAAAGGAGGGGGGAGAAGCCTGGGGTGGTGGCGATGAGGGGAACTGGAGTCCCGAGGCAGCATGACCACCAGAACCGTCCATAACAGCGGGTCCCTGGCAACAGGCCCTCTCCTGGGGGCAGAATCTGTGTCAACCCCCTCCCCAGGGACACCTCCTGTGTGGGCCCCCGCATGCCTCCTGCTGTTCTCTGGGGGGGCCTTTTTGCCTGGTGTCTTCTCTGGCCACAGGAGAAATCACCAGAGGGCTACAGGCACCCAAGCAGGATGGAGGGAGCCCTGAGAGCTGCCGGGGGTGCAGTTGACCCAGAGGAGGAAAGAGGAGGCTGGGAGCCCTCCTCAACTCGTGTGGGCCAGGAACAAAGGGTCACTCTCTACCAAGGCCTGGAGAGTGAGGTgggaagaagggctggggagaGGCCCAGGGCGAGTAGAGTTTCCCAGCCAGTTTCCAAGCAGGGCAGGAGGCAAAGGCAGGGCTGAGCTGGCGTTCTGTGCGGACTGCGGAGGCCTCAGGGCGACCATGCAGTGAGGTCTGCCCAGGCCCCACCTCTCCCCTATGTCCACCCAGCCCAGGAGTGACGAGGCCAGGTCTGCACAAAGCACTAAAAAATAACGACTTTTACTGTTAAAACGAAGCCCTGGAAGCTCTGACGAGGCCCAAGCTAAATGCAGAGCAGACAATAAAAACGGAAGGCATAAAAGAGAAAGGGGTTGCAAGGGTGCATGGCGTGGCCAGCTCCCACCCTCAGCCCTGCTGCCAGTGGACACTGTGACCTGGGTGCTGACTCCAGCGGGGGGCTCTGTGCTCCCTCTGTGCAGGTAGGGTCACTTGGCCAGCGGCTGCCGCCTGCACTGCTCCAGCAGCTCCTCCAGATGGTCAGCGCGCTTCATGGCAGCCTGCAACGAGGAACGTCGGGTCAGGCCTGGCACCCTGCCCCACTCCACCCTGTGGGCAGGGCCGCGACCCACCTCGTGCTGTTTCCGGAGGCTGCTCATGGTCTCCTCCTTCTTAGCTATGGCCATCTTCACTCTGCAGGGACCCAGACAAGGGGCTTCTGAGTGACCCCGCCCTGCCCCTGTCTCTGCCTGCAGGGACACCAGCTGCCCGCCTGGCCCTGCCAGACCCCGAGGCACAGTCTGGTGGGGGCTGAGCACCACCTTGAGGGAAGCGGGCAGCCGCTGAGCTGCCAAACCTTCCACGCCAGTGCCTGTCAATGGGCACTTCTGTGCTGCCTGCAAGGGGGAAGGGGGCGTTTAAGCCTGCTCACCCCTCAGCCAGGCGCCTTCGTAAGACAGTCGGCTAAGACCATGCCATGTCAGCCTCTACCTCCATCATGGCCCTCAGCCCACCTCCAAGTCTGAGCCCCCTATAGGAAGCCCTCACACCCGCCAGGCCCTCGGCTGCCCACCCCATGTCCACAGGGTCCTTGGCCACCTATTCCATGCCCACAGTCACCTACCCCCATACCCAGGACCCTCAGCTACTCATCCCATGCCCACAAGACCCTCAGCCACCCATCCCGTGTCCGTGGGACCCCTGGCCACCCACCCCACGCCACACCGTGCACCGCGGGCACCCACCTCCGGTGCACCTCCTCCatctcttcctgcttctcccGCACGAGCTGCTGCAGCTCCACGCGATGGCGGGCCCGCAGCTCAGCCAGCTCCGCCCTCGCCTGCCGGCTCTCCTCCTCGGTGGCCGCCAGCCGGTCAGCAAACTCCTGGCGGACCACCTGGACCAGGCCACCCCGTTCACCCAGCAGCTGCTCGTTCACCTGGGCGACAGGGCGGGGAGGGGGGCACGGCTCCCAGGCAGCGGGGGGGAGGCAGGGTCCCCACGGGGAGAGGGGCTTCCGAGGCACCGCGGCTCACCGTTCTCACGTCCTGCAGCTCCTTCTCCTTCTGCCGCAGCAGGCCCTGGAGACGCACGCTCTCGCCCTCGGCCTCCCCGAGGCGGCCCTTCAGCTCCGTGCACCGCTCCTGGAGCCTCCGCTCCGACTGCTCCAGCTCCGACAGCTCCGCCTCATACTTGTCCCGTAGGCGCTTGACTCTAAGGGTAGGGTGGGCAGGGGTGGGCCTGAGTCGCTGTGTCCCTGCTCCCAAGGCCCATGGTGGGCCCCGGCCCCGTGCTGCGTGCCCGGCCTCACCGGCTCTCAGCACTCCTCTCGTTCTCCTCCTTGGCCAGAGCCACGTCGGCCTCCAGCCTGTGGACAACCAGCTCAATCTCCTTGTCCCGGCCTTTCCGGATCTCCTCCTTCAGCTCCTGCTCCCGGGCCAGCAGCCACGCctcctgggggcagggagggacagGAGGAAAGCAGGCACTCCTCACCCCACAGTGACGGGGAGCAGGTGAGGAAGGGTGAGGAGGTGAAGGCAAGGATGTCAGAGGCACCCTGGCTGCCATCCAGCAGTGCACGATTTGTGGAGACAGAGGCCCCACCCTCCTGAGGCCCCCTAGCTCCTCGGGGAGGACACCTCACTTTTAAGGTTTGGGGGCTCTGTCTAGCATCAGGAACCAGGTGGGACTGAGAGtgggggccaggggccaggggccGAGGAGGTCGTGAGCCCAGCTGGGTGCTGAGCTCTCACTCAGAGGCCACCCAGGACAAGGAGATACCGCCCATCCCACTGGCCAGGACAGAAAGGGagtatggggggtggggaggcacaGGCTCCTGGTTCCCAGCCAGTGAGAGCACACCCGAGGGCAGCCCCTTTGGAAGGCAGGTGAAACCATCAGATCTCCAGCAGACTGAAACTGACCCACAGCCCCGCGTTCAGAGGAGCCCGACAACACGCTCTCTCCCTGGGGGCTGACCACATGCAGATGCCCATCatgggaggggtgcaggggaCAGCTGCAGTCCCCTGGGGCAGACCCTGAACCCGAGACAGAGGATGCAGGTCAGTGTGGATGACCACCTCGGCCCGCACCAGCGGACAGAGGGCGTGGGTGGCCTCCACATACGTGCTTTCTGGAAGGACATGGAAGGCAGTGCAGGCCACCCCTGCAGAAGGGACCAGAAGACGGAGTGGGGAGGCCTCCCGTCCTGCTTATACCTCTCCATGCTGGCTGAGGTTTAGGAAGTTGTGTAAGGCACAGCCAGGGCAGCAGATGGAGTGGGGAGAAGGGGAATGGGCGCTCCTCCCTCACTGGACACCACCCGCCACCCGCACACCCGCTTTGTTCTGTTTCCAAGCTACTCAATCTTCCAGAGTCCCCGAGACAACATGGGCTTACGGGGCACAAGGGCTGTTAGTTTGGAAAGGACCGTTGAACCCAGAGAAGGCAGACAGAGGCCCGCAAACATACACGTGAGGGGCCACAGAGAGAGGCCAGCACTGGCAATGCGGTCTGGAGCCGGGAGGGTGGCACAGCAGGGGGGCAGCAGCACCCCCAGTCCTTAAGGCACATCCTAAAGGCTCCACCTACCCATCCCTCCCATTCCAGCCCCACCCCGCCCCTGCCAGCTCCCAGCAAGCCCAGCCTCACCTCCTTCTTGGCGTAGCTGGCCCCCCACGTCTGCCTCTCCACCTCCAGCTGGTCCTTCAGGGCCTTCAGCTCCGTCTGGGGTGCGGGGGCCCGTGCATAAGAGCAGGCCCACTGGCCCCCAACTCCCAAGCCCCCTGAGAGGGGTTCTATGGCCTCAAGAAGCTGGCTGGGGCATCCTGGTGGTCGGCACCATTGGGCCGCTGGTCCCCTCCCCACCTGAACCGGACTGGGGGGTGGCGGGGGCGGGCGGAGACCTGGTGCCTGCACTCCTGCTCCTCTCGGCTCCTCTCGAACTCAGCCTGCAGGGCCCTGCTCGCCGCAGAGCTGCTCTCTTCCAGCTGCTGCCGCAGCTCCTCCAACTCTGCCCGCTGCCTGCAGGCCAAGCCAGAAGTCAGCATgggctgcagggggcagggacaggCACTCCCACGGCCACGGCAGCAACACGGGCACCTGGCTGCCTGCTGGCCCAGTCGCTCCTTCTCCTCAGCCACCTCGCTGTAGAGCCGGCGCCGCTGCTGCTGCAGCATCTGCTGCTCCTGCTCCAGGTGCTGCTCCAGCCTGCGGGGAGGACGGGGCTCAGGCGCCGGATGAAGACCGGGGCTCAGGCGCCGGATGAAGACCGGGGCCGGCTGGAGGGCCCCCGGCCTGAACCCCACTGCCCTGCTACCACCAAGGCCCTTCCCTCCCCATTCCAGGCTCGGGGCTCCATGGTCTGGCCAAGGTATGATATTTGAGAAGCCCCAAGCAGCTCTGCTGTCCGGTACCTTGACAGGAAGTGGACCCCAAGATGGGGGCAGGGCTTTGGCCACTGACTAAACAGCCACTGCCTGGTTCCACAGCCAGCAAGGCCCTGGTGACAGTTCAGAGAAGCACACCCCTATCCTGCCTCCCACCCTTCCCTCCTAGGGTCTGTCCTGCAGGCCAGGTTAGCACAGGACACCACTCCCTGTGGGTCCTGGCCCTTCCCTGGCGCAGACAGCACTGACTTGAGCCCCCAGCCCAGGGACCAAAGGAAGGCAGGAAGACACCATGCACGGGCCCTGGACGCTGTTAGGACCTCAGTGGCCATCCGTCCAGGGGTGGGCAGCTTCTGGGGCCACAGACAACTTCAGAATCCCAACCCAAGTTGCAAACCCTCAACTTGGCAAAACGCAGTGCGGACTGCCTACAGCTCTGCCCTGCAGGGCTGCAGACCTGAGCCCGGTGGAGCAAGCCCTGAGGCAGTCACAGCTCCAGCCTGCTACAGGGACACTGCAGAGGCCCGTTATGGCCACGCTGGGCCACCTCTTGGGCAAACACAACCACGGCTCAGAAGCATGGCCATTCCCGACCTCACTTGGGTCCCACTCTGCACAGCCTCCACTCCCTCCCGCCCCAGCCCAAAGGGCCCCGCACCGCTGCTGAGCCAGCTCCCGCTCCCGCCGCCCCAGCGCCTCCTTCTCCCGCTCCAGGAGCCCCCGCAGTTCCTCCGCCTGGCGCCCGTAGTGCTGTGCAGCCCGCTCGTCTGACTGCAGCAGCTCCGCCTCGTGCAAGCTCTTGAGCTTCTTGATCTCCTGCTTGTGCTTGGCGATCAGCTTCTGGATCTCGGGCTCCAGACCTGGGGAGGGCACTGCACTGCAGGGAAGCCCAGGGCTCTGGCTGGCTGGCCCTGAGCCCGAGACAGCAGCTATCCCATCACAGCTGGGGCATGGCTGGTTTGATGAGCAGGCAGGTAGGGGAGGTAGCAGACACAGGGGCCCCTAGCTGGGGGGAGGCAACCCCTGGGTTACCTGCAGCTCCCCCAGCCCCCCGTAGTCTCCCCTTACAGGGCCCAGGCCTACAGGTGAGGAGTCACCGAGAAGGAAGGTGTCCAGGGGTAGGTGGACACGGCCGTGGCAGCACCTCATGCCCCCAGACCCAACGCCGGATAGCAGAGGATTTCAGCCCTCCAACACAGCCACCCTGCCTTCCGCTTGAGTCCCCAGCCAGGCTGCTGGAGGAAATGAACCTGGTGGGACATGGGGTAAGCCCTCACCACCTCTCATGCTGCCTCCTGCTGCCCACCTTTGACTGTGATCTCCTTGATCTTTTTGGTTTTCTCGTTGATCCACTTTTCCCGGCGCACTTTCTCAGTGGCACTCATTAATTCTTTGAGTTTCTTCATCTCCTAGAAGTGAGAGAGCCGGAAGCTGCAAGGCCAGACATAGGGGTCGGGGAGAGAAGATGGGAGCTGCGTTCTTCGCCACCTGAGACTGAGAGGGTGCTGGGCTTCGGGGCCCAACCTGCAGGGGCATGGGTCTCCCCATCGAGTGGAGCAGGCCCTAGGGACACGCACACCCCCGAGGCCGGCCCCCACGCCCCTCTCCCCATATTCTGAGGGTTGAGGAGGAGCAGCAAGTTGGCTCTGCCCTGGCTGTCCACTAAGGGGCCTTTGAAAGTGCCAGGGCCGCCTGCAGCCCAGGCCCACAGAGTTCTGAGGCCACCATTCACCAATCAAGGAGGCAGGGTGTGTCCCAGAGTGATAGAAGCTGGGGGAACAAGTTGGGGGCCACTTGCCCAGTGACCCAGAGGCTGGGCCAGTGGGATCAGGATGCTCCATCCTCTGTCCATTGCTCTGTGGAGAGGGCCAGGCAGCGGCTAGGTGGACTACCCTCAGGTGGGTGACCAGGCATGTGACCCCATGCTACCCTCACCTCATGGTAAGGAGGGTCCATGAAGCCCAAGGCCTGGGGATCCTCTAGCAAGTCAACCCGCCCTGAGTAATGGAAGGAGGGGGGATGGAGACTGGCTGGGGAAGCCAGCCCAGCCCTCCCGGCCCACCCGAAGCTCCCCAGGTTAGTTTCTGGCCTGGCAGCTTCACAGGCAGGTTCCCAGCTGTACCGAGATGCACCTGGGCAGTGACTCCGGGAGGTCCAGGGTCTGCTGCTCATAAAGCCCCCTCCTCAAAGGTGAGGCAAGGAGCCCAGGCCTGCTTTGGCTTCATGGGGACTGCCAGGAGCCAGGCTCCAGGAGTGGGCATCTGGGTGGCACAGGCTACCCCTCCAAGGCGGGTCTGTGGAGATGGCGGCAAGGGAGGCAGGGCCAGGAGGGGCTGGCACACCCACGACCCCAGGAGCTCACCAGCTCGTGCTGCTCCTGCATCTGGGCCACCCTGGCCCTGCACTTCCCGTCCAGCTGCTTCAGCTCGGCCACCACAGCCTCACACCTCTCGCTCAGGGACTTCTTGTCTTCGATTAGCTGTGGCCAGAGGGGCAGGAATGAAGCTGCTGCGCTCACCCCACGGAGGACCCGGCTGTATCTCCTAAGACATCCCCAAGGAGACCATCTTCCAGGGTGGGGACCAGGGGCCAGGGAGGGTACCTGGGGCACACAGACAGGATGCCCTTACCAGGTCCACCTCAAGGGCCCCTTTCAGAGCCCCTAGCTCAGGGGGATGGTGGCCTCATGCGTGAAGTCCTGAGGCAAGGACAACCCTTGCCCCTGCTCACCCAGCCCCACAGGAGCCACCCCATCTGCTGCCAAGGCATCTCCACGAAGCCCAAGACCCTCCAGCACCACTAGACATTCCAGAAGTCTTAGGACCCCCCCACCCTCACTGGAGGACCAGTTCTTCCAGGGTTCCTCCTTTCCCCCAAGACCCCAGACGAAAGGTGTCAAACAGGGAGTGCAGCTGGGCCATGTGGTGGCAGGAAGCCCCTGTCCACCCTGCTGTGGAGCTCGGACCGCCCCCAGAAGCCCACAAGTGCCCCTAGGGTGGGGCTGGCAGGAATGGGTAAGAGTGGCCTGGGAACTCTTGTCGAGCCACCAGCTCCGGCACTGACCCGGTCCCACGTGTGGACCTGGCTCCAGTGCAGCCCACCCGCTGTGCTGGGCTGGTGAGGGGCCATCTGGGTGCCAGTGAGTGAGGCTAGGATGGGGCAGATGCCCATGTTCCCACAGGTCCAGGATGCAGGGCCACCCCATGCCCAaaccagccccaggcccaggcgtCCTTCCAGGGCAGGGTCACCTGGTCGATGAAGGTGAGGTGCCGCTGGATGGTGGCCTCGTAATGCTCCCTCTGCTGCCGCAGCTGCCGCCCCAGCTCCTTCTCCGTCTCCTTGACTTTCCGGGCAGTGAGGTCCCGCTGCTGTGTCTGCAGGGAAGGGGAGAGGTACCAGTGCCAGGCAGAGAtgtgggggctgggggccaggcCAGAGGGGCCTACCCACACGGAGACCCAACCAGGAGAGAGCAAGGTCCCTCCAGGAACAGCCACTGGCCCCAGGCCCCCTAGCACAGCAACCCCGGGTCTGCTGGAACAGCAGAGAAGCACCAGCCACCTGGGATCTCTGCACCTGCAGCCCACAACCCCAGAGGAGCCCTCTGGGCAGGCAGCCTGGGGGACGAGCTCGTGGGCACAGACCCCAGGAGGGTCCATGCACCCAATGGCCCCCAAGTCATCCTCCCTCAACTCCAGGACTTCTCAGTGGCCCGGCAGATGGTCACTCCTGCCGCAAGACGGTGGTCCTACCCACGCACCAGCGCCCGCTGCAGCAGCACCGCAGCCTGCCTCTTCTcctccagctccagctccagctgCACCACGCACGCACTCCCCTCAGACAAGGGCTCCGGCCGGGCCAGCCCCTCCCTAAGGCCCTGCGGACGAGGCTGTGGTCAGGGAGGGTCACCCCCGATTTACCACCCATCTGGCCCACCTGGGATAAGGCCCCTCCCTGGGGACGAAGGGCAGGGAATCCAGCCCAGGGCAGAGGGCCACCCTGGGAGAAGGCGTGGTGGCAGTTCCTCCCCTGACAGACCTTTGTTAGTGGGTAAGGGAGAACAGCAGCAATGCCCTAAAGTACCAAAAACAAGCTCAGGACAGCCCATGAGCACCTGCCCCTACTGCCCCCACCACACGGAAGTTCCTGTGGTCACCAGCCAGGTTGTTCCCCCCGAATATCCCGACTGGGGGGTGCAGGGACAGCTCACCAGGCTACTGAGACTGGAGTGAACCCCCCAGAGAGGACCCTGTGTAGGACAAGCtgagccgggggtgggggtggcaccTCCTGCCGGGAGAGTACAGGGGGCCAGCCCTGCCCTGACTGCTCCATCTCATCCAGGAAGGTCATGATGCTCTGTAGCTTGGCCTCTGAGAGCAGCGTCCCGACTTCGGGGGGGCCGGCGGCTGCACTCAGCTTCCCAAATTTCTCCAGGTTGTCTGCAGTCAGGGAGCTGGCGTCATCCCCCTGCAGGAGGTGGAGGGGGATGGCCTTGGGGGACAGCCATGGAGGAGTGGCCTGCAGACTCGAGGGTCACTCGTGGCCTGGCTCTGGAAAGGCCTCGTGGCCCCAGACCCTGTCGGGCGTCACTCGGGAAACTGCTGGACAAGAGGAGGCACCCACTCTGACCTTACACACCACTCCCAGAGTGACCTCAATGAGCCCTCTGGGTGAGGGGGGAGCTGGGCGAGGGGAGAGCTCAGTGACGGGAAGAGCTAGGGGGGAAAAGGGAGCGTCTGCTCCCCGTTCCCGGGACGACAGACACAAGACGCAGAAAGTCCTGCATGGCCTACACAGGTGATGTCTAAAGTGGGGGCACCCAGAGGCAGCTGCGCCCCCACCCTCTGAGCTTCCCCGGGACACCCTCAGCGGCCCAGTAACCCACGCAGCTCGTGCCAGCACGGTGGAGCAGAGCAAGGGAAGTGCTCCCCACGGGCTCCAGCCACTCCCGCCGTTACCCCAGCGGCCCAGGCGTATTTCTCCTTGTGGTAGGCCTTGGGGCGTGGCAGAGGCTCAGGCTCCTGCTCCAGCAGCTTCAGGGTGTCCAGCAGCTCGCTGAGGGTCACTTGGGACTTGGTCCTGCTTCCCGTGAGGCCCCCCACCTCCGGGTCCTTTCTGGCCATGTCCTGGGAGCTGATATCCTGCAGCCCCCGGAAGGAACAGACACGCGGgaagaaagaagccagaaaggCCGAGAAGAGCTCACAGCCAGCCCCGCAGGCCCGAACTGACCCAACCCAGCCGGGGTCTGCGGAGGCCCCAGGAGGCATAGGAAGAAGGCGACAGCGAAGGGAGGCTATCTTGTCACCGGCACCCTCTGAACTTCCAGCCAGTCTAGGGGTATGGGCAGAGGAGCCCCCTCCCCAGTGGAAGGCATCCAAAAAAGCCCAAAAGGCTCCCACAGGCCCCCTGCCCCACAGGACCCTTGCGGGTGGCCTTCCAGCCTTCTCTGGCATGGCTGACCCCACTGCTGCGGTGGGGGAGAACTGGAGACCACATTTGGCATGCCTGGGTCTGGTGTAGCCCtagacaggaaagaaagaaggactgCTGCCGGGATGAGACCTGTGGCTTGTCTTCCAGAGATGGCTGGGGCTTGGGTGATGCATCGGGGGAAGAGCTGGGGGGCGGCTGACAGGAGTCCTCTGGGCCTGCGGGGTGGGGGCTGGCACCTGCACAACAGACAAACATCGCATCACCTGGAGGGCAGCACGTCTGGGCCCTGGGACAAAGCCAGACATGAGCAGAAACCTGAGCATTCTAGTGGGTGGACTTTTTGGCCAACAGGAGAATTCCGGCAGCCCTGGGGGAGCTGGTGCAGCCCCTAGACTTTCCCACCTCTCTATTCTGCAGGCCCTGAGTCTAGGGTCCTGCTCCAGGAGCCAGCCTGGTGGGAGCAGGGAGAGAGGCAGGGCCATGGGATCAGTGGAAGGCACCCTTCCTCTGCAAGGCGGATGGAAGGGCAGGGCTGAGGGAAGGTCAACAGGGGCCACAGGTGGGGGCAAGGCGTGCCTGGGGCTAGGGACGGTGGAGGCTGGAACAAAGGGTGCAGGGAAGGGCAGGCCAGGCCTCCACGCCCGGCCAAGCCCACGCTGCAGAGCCAAAGTAGCTGAGAACCCGAGCTCACCCGCGTTGTTGGCCTTGAGGGTGCAGAGAGCTGCGTTCCTGGGCTTCGGGGACAGCTCTTGGGCAGGCCGAGTCCTTCCCGGAGCTCTGGTCTCCTGCAGTAGCCCGGCTTCACCGTCGCCCAATTTCTGGGCTCGTTTCTGCTGCAATTCCTGCCAAGGGGGGAGCAC
Protein-coding sequences here:
- the CEP131 gene encoding centrosomal protein of 131 kDa isoform X2, with translation MMKGSRAVSTTSGPPEGSPEGVDLSLTGLPPPVSRRPNSASAAKPMARSVSMTTGSEPRRKALEATGPGAARAVNNLRRANSTTQVSQPWTGPLRPAEPADFQMLFEGSPGGRETLATLSKVSSEQGATWNILDEQPRASAAPSSALGSPAGLRRRDCAVVLAPSFTANNRSSKRAVGNCVPSMVHNHCGPAERPPPPECSHRTAPLLNNLIKAATDEGNGDSGSKRPQKNLSGSSHTAPNNARGPPVLLRRKEVTEEEAERFILQVNQAAVAIQRWYRCQVQRRQARATRLQRLLASKRQEQRQRLGEGGVLDLCQGKEAERRKVREEKARQARRAAVQELQQKRAQKLGDGEAGLLQETRAPGRTRPAQELSPKPRNAALCTLKANNAGASPHPAGPEDSCQPPPSSSPDASPKPQPSLEDKPQDISSQDMARKDPEVGGLTGSRTKSQVTLSELLDTLKLLEQEPEPLPRPKAYHKEKYAWAAGGDDASSLTADNLEKFGKLSAAAGPPEVGTLLSEAKLQSIMTFLDEMEQSGQGWPPVLSRQEGLREGLARPEPLSEGSACVVQLELELEEKRQAAVLLQRALTQQRDLTARKVKETEKELGRQLRQQREHYEATIQRHLTFIDQLIEDKKSLSERCEAVVAELKQLDGKCRARVAQMQEQHELEMKKLKELMSATEKVRREKWINEKTKKIKEITVKGLEPEIQKLIAKHKQEIKKLKSLHEAELLQSDERAAQHYGRQAEELRGLLEREKEALGRRERELAQQRLEQHLEQEQQMLQQQRRRLYSEVAEEKERLGQQAARQRAELEELRQQLEESSSAASRALQAEFERSREEQECRHQTELKALKDQLEVERQTWGASYAKKEAWLLAREQELKEEIRKGRDKEIELVVHRLEADVALAKEENERSAESRVKRLRDKYEAELSELEQSERRLQERCTELKGRLGEAEGESVRLQGLLRQKEKELQDVRTVNEQLLGERGGLVQVVRQEFADRLAATEEESRQARAELAELRARHRVELQQLVREKQEEMEEVHRRVKMAIAKKEETMSSLRKQHEAAMKRADHLEELLEQCRRQPLAK
- the CEP131 gene encoding centrosomal protein of 131 kDa isoform X1: MMKGSRAVSTTSGPPEGSPEGVDLSLTGLPPPVSRRPNSASAAKPMARSVSMTTGSEPRRKALEATGPGAARAVNNLRRANSTTQVSQPWTGPLRPAEPADFQMLFEGSPGGRETLATLSKVSSEQGATWNILDEQPRASAAPSSALGSPAGLRRRDCAVVLAPSFTANNRSSKRAVGNCVPSMVHNHCGPAERPPPPECSHRTAPLLNNLIKAATDEGNGDSGSKRPQKNLSGSSHTAPNNARGPPVLLRRKEVTEEEAERFILQVNQAAVAIQRWYRCQVQRRQARATRLQRLLASKRQEQRQRLGEGGVLDLCQGKEAERRKVREEKARQARRAAVQELQQKRAQKLGDGEAGLLQETRAPGRTRPAQELSPKPRNAALCTLKANNAGASPHPAGPEDSCQPPPSSSPDASPKPQPSLEDKPQDISSQDMARKDPEVGGLTGSRTKSQVTLSELLDTLKLLEQEPEPLPRPKAYHKEKYAWAAGGDDASSLTADNLEKFGKLSAAAGPPEVGTLLSEAKLQSIMTFLDEMEQSGQGWPPVLSRQEGLREGLARPEPLSEGSACVVQLELELEEKRQAAVLLQRALTQQRDLTARKVKETEKELGRQLRQQREHYEATIQRHLTFIDQLIEDKKSLSERCEAVVAELKQLDGKCRARVAQMQEQHELEMKKLKELMSATEKVRREKWINEKTKKIKEITVKGLEPEIQKLIAKHKQEIKKLKSLHEAELLQSDERAAQHYGRQAEELRGLLEREKEALGRRERELAQQRLEQHLEQEQQMLQQQRRRLYSEVAEEKERLGQQAARQRAELEELRQQLEESSSAASRALQAEFERSREEQECRHQTELKALKDQLEVERQTWGASYAKKEEAWLLAREQELKEEIRKGRDKEIELVVHRLEADVALAKEENERSAESRVKRLRDKYEAELSELEQSERRLQERCTELKGRLGEAEGESVRLQGLLRQKEKELQDVRTVNEQLLGERGGLVQVVRQEFADRLAATEEESRQARAELAELRARHRVELQQLVREKQEEMEEVHRRVKMAIAKKEETMSSLRKQHEAAMKRADHLEELLEQCRRQPLAK
- the CEP131 gene encoding centrosomal protein of 131 kDa isoform X3 translates to MVHNHCGPAERPPPPECSHRTAPLLNNLIKAATDEGNGDSGSKRPQKNLSGSSHTAPNNARGPPVLLRRKEVTEEEAERFILQVNQAAVAIQRWYRCQVQRRQARATRLQRLLASKRQEQRQRLGEGGVLDLCQGKEAERRKVREEKARQARRAAVQELQQKRAQKLGDGEAGLLQETRAPGRTRPAQELSPKPRNAALCTLKANNAGASPHPAGPEDSCQPPPSSSPDASPKPQPSLEDKPQDISSQDMARKDPEVGGLTGSRTKSQVTLSELLDTLKLLEQEPEPLPRPKAYHKEKYAWAAGGDDASSLTADNLEKFGKLSAAAGPPEVGTLLSEAKLQSIMTFLDEMEQSGQGWPPVLSRQEGLREGLARPEPLSEGSACVVQLELELEEKRQAAVLLQRALTQQRDLTARKVKETEKELGRQLRQQREHYEATIQRHLTFIDQLIEDKKSLSERCEAVVAELKQLDGKCRARVAQMQEQHELEMKKLKELMSATEKVRREKWINEKTKKIKEITVKGLEPEIQKLIAKHKQEIKKLKSLHEAELLQSDERAAQHYGRQAEELRGLLEREKEALGRRERELAQQRLEQHLEQEQQMLQQQRRRLYSEVAEEKERLGQQAARQRAELEELRQQLEESSSAASRALQAEFERSREEQECRHQTELKALKDQLEVERQTWGASYAKKEEAWLLAREQELKEEIRKGRDKEIELVVHRLEADVALAKEENERSAESRVKRLRDKYEAELSELEQSERRLQERCTELKGRLGEAEGESVRLQGLLRQKEKELQDVRTVNEQLLGERGGLVQVVRQEFADRLAATEEESRQARAELAELRARHRVELQQLVREKQEEMEEVHRRVKMAIAKKEETMSSLRKQHEAAMKRADHLEELLEQCRRQPLAK